In Procambarus clarkii isolate CNS0578487 chromosome 13, FALCON_Pclarkii_2.0, whole genome shotgun sequence, the following are encoded in one genomic region:
- the LOC138364469 gene encoding trichohyalin-like, whose product MEDDKVARFIDTRDEQVLEDCTKAQLQSIADHFGIKLRSSKVGERRLEILAQLRARDEALGEERPQTPASVGEHLSIGGSSRGSSGSRCSVKLEILKLQLEAQLRKEEREQETQLRREERGAEAQLKREEREAQLHKEEREAQLRKEEREAQL is encoded by the coding sequence atggaggatgataaagtagcgaggttcaTTGACACAagggatgaacaggtgctggaagattgCACCAAGGCGCAGCTGCAGTCGATAGCTGACCACTTTGGGATAAAGTTGAGATCTTCCAAAGTAGGAGAGAGAAGGCTTGAGAtcttggcacagctcagggcccgAGATgaggctttgggggaggaacggccacagacacctgccagtgtgggagaacatttgagcattggtgggagcagtaggggatccagcggcagcaggtgcagcgtcaagctggagatattgaagctgcagctggaggcgCAGCTGCGCAAGGAAGAGCGTGAGCAAGagacacagctgcgcagggaagagcgaggagcagaagcacagctgaaacgagaagagcgagaggcacagctgcacaaggaagagcgagaggcacagctgcgcaaggaagagcgagaggcacagctgtga